GTAGTAGCTTTGCAGTTAAATAAAAAAGTAGTTAAATCATCTACAATTTTAAAATTAACAACAACTAATGAAATTAAAATAATCCGAGAGTAAAATTTAATTTCTTTGTGATAATCACCTCTAGAATTTCTATTAAAATTTATTTTTTGATTATTTACACCTAATACTATTATGCGTTATAAAACACCCAATTACTTAAAATTTTTATATGTAAACATTTTAAGTTTGTTCATTTTTGTTACTCTATTAAGAATTGCTTTTTATAGTTTGTTTATTGGTAAATTAACTGTTGATTTCAGTGATTTAATCCAAGCTATTTCTTTTGGTATTCGATTCGATTTAAAGTTAGCAATATTAGCTTTTGTACCGATAGCTTTCGGTTACTTTATATCCAAATATTTTTTTGTTAAGAAAATTGGTAAAATTATTTATCTTATATATACGAGTCTTTTGTATTTGATTATTTTATCTTTTTACTTGTTTGATTTTGGTCATTATAGTTATTTAAATTTAAGAGTCAATGCAAGTGCATTACGTTTTTTGGAAAATTTAAAAATTTCTACTCAAGTTTTTATGGAAAGCTATCCTGTTTATAAGGGAATAACTGTAATTTTAGTATTTTTTTTATTGTTGATAAAATATCATAGTTGGCTTTATACTAAATTTTCAAAAACCAATTTTGTGTCAACAAAAAAGAATAAAGTTATATTTTCAATAATTACATTATTAGTATTGACTTTTGGAGTATATAGCAGTTTACAGCATTATCCATTAAGGTGGAGTCAAGCTTTTTTTTCGAGTAATAAAGATTTGAATCAATTTTCATTGAACCCTGTATTATATTTTTTTGATAGTTTTAAGTTTAGAAATGAAAGTTACAGTATTGAGAAAACAAAAAAATACGCTCCTATAATTAATAATTATTTAGGTGTTAATTCTGATTCTATTAATTTTGAAAGAAAAAGTATCTTTAAGGATACTATAAAAAATAAACCAAATGTTGTTTTTGTAATGCTAGAGTCTGTAGGTAATGCATCTTTAAGTTACTATGGCAACCCTATTAAGAGTACACCTGTATTAGATAGTTTAATGAAAGAGAGTATCAGTTTTACCAATCATTATGTACATAAAGCAACAACGGCAGGAAGTGTTTTTAGTAGTATAACAGGTTTACCAGATATTGATAATGTAAAATCTGCTTCAAGAAACCCGATGATTATAAACCAACGAGTATTATTTAATCAGTTTAAGGATTATCAAAAATTATACTTATTAGGTGGTAGTGCTAATTGGGCGAATATTAGAGCAGTTTTTCAGGCAAATATTAATGATTTAAAAATTTATGAAGAAGGTAGTTATGAAGAGGAGAATAGAGCTGATGTTTGGGGGATAGATGATTATGATTTATTTAAAGAAGCTGATAAAATATTTAAGAAAATACATGATTCAAAGAAGCCATTTGTAGCATATTTACAAACGGCTACCAATCATATGCCGTTTACGGTGCCCGAAAAAAAAGAAAGTTATATTCCTTTGAAAGAACAAGATATTGATAAAAAGGTACTTGAAGAGTCTGGATTTAAATCAGTAGCACAATTAAATGCGCTTAGATATTTAGATTTTAATATAAATGAATTTCTAAAGAGAGCTAAAAAATCAGGATATTACGATAATACTATTTTTGTTTTTTTTGGAGATCATCAAACAGCAATGAATACAGTAACACATTTTAGACCAACTCATGCTCAATTAGGTCTTTTAATGCATAATGTTCCTTTTATTATTCATGCACCAAAATTAGTAGCACCTAAAGAAATAACAAAAAATGCTCATTTAGTAGATGTTGTTCCAACAGTTATGAGTTTAATAAAGCAAGATCATATTAATTATACATTGGGGCGTAATGTTTTAGATAGTTTACAAAAAAAACCTTTTTCTTTTATCTGTAGAAATATAAAAGGAGAACCAGCTTCTGGTATTATTAAAGATTCATTATATTATTATAAAACAGTTTATAATAAAAAGTATCAATTAATAAATTTGAAAAATAATTCATTAAAAGATATTAGTAAAAAAAATAAAGAACTAACTAAAAAGATGGATGATTTGCTTAGTTCCTTTTATCATAGTACAAAATATTTATATTTTAATAATAAAAAATAATTTAATAATCATCTTTACAGAATAATTAGATGCAAGAACAATACTATAAAGAGGCCATTTCTGCTGAAATATTTCAATACATAAGTAAAGCAACAGAAGAATTACAATTAGAAAGTTATGTAATTGGAGGTTTTGTACGTGATTTTATTTTACAAAGAGGTGTTGCAAAAGATATAGATGTAGTTGCTGTTGGTAGCGGAATAGAATTAGCAGAAAGAGTAGCTTCTTTGTTACCAAACAAACCAAAGGTTCAAGTTTTTAAAACATACGGAACAGCAATGTTACGATATAAAGATATTGAAATAGAGTTTGTAGGAGCTCGCAAAGAATCTTATAAAGAAAATAGTAGAAATCCAGAAGTAAAGGCAGGTTCGTTGCAAGATGATCAAAATAGGCGTGATTTTACTATAAACGCATTGGCTTTAAGTTTAAATAAGGAAACATTCGGCTTATTATTAGATCCTTTTGATGGAATGTCAGATTTAGAATCTAAAATAATAAAAACCCCCTTAGATCCTGATATTACATATTCAGATGATCCGTTACGGATGATGCGTGCCATTCGTTTTGCAGCACAGTTGAATTTTGTAATAGAAGCTGAATCTTTAAGTGCTATTGCAAAAAATGCAAAACGTATAGATATTATTACCAAAGAACGAATAATTGTTGAGTTAAATAAAGTATTAGATTCATCTAAGCCTTCTGTTGGTTTTTTATTGCTAGAGGAAACAGGATTATTAGAACGAATTATCCCAGAACTGATAGCTTTAAAAGGGGTTGAGGAACTAGAAGGGCAAAAACATAAAGATAATTTTTATCATACTTTAGAAGTTGTTGATAATATCTCTAAAAACACTGAGGATGTTTGGCTTCGTTGGGCAGCATTGTTGCACGATATAGGTAAGGCACCAACAAAACGTTATCATAAAAAACAAGGATGGACATTTCATGCACATGAATTTGTAGGTTCTAAAATGGTGTATAAATTATTTAAGCGATTAAAAATGCCATTGAACAATAAAATGAAATTTGTTCAAAAAATGGTAATGTTAAGTTCTCGACCAATTGTTTTAGCAAGTGATGTAACCGATTCAGCAGTTCGAAGGTTGGTCTTTGATGCCGGAGATGACGTAGATTCTTTAATGACTCTATGTGAGGCAGATATAACAACAAAAAATCCTAAAAAATTTAGTCGTTATCATAAAAATTTTGAACTCGTTCGTGATAAAATTAAAGAAGTAGAAGAGCGAGATAAAGTACGTAATTTTCAACCACCCATTACAGGTGAAGAAATTATGAAAGCTTTTAATTTAACACCGTGTAGAGAAATAGGAGAGATAAAAGAAGCTATCAAAGAAGCTATTTTAGAAGGTGAAATACCGAATGAACATGAAGCTTGTTATGATTTTATGATAGTAAAAGGGAAGAAGCTAGGTTTAGAAATATGTAATTAAAATTTTAAAATATAAAAAAAAGGAAAGTTTATGAACTTTCCTTTTTTTTTTATTAATTATAAATATTTAAGCTAGTGATTGCATACTCACTAATTTATAATACTCACCTTTTTTAGCTAATAATTCATCATGTTTCCCTTGTTCTACGATTTGGCCTTTTTTCATAACAACTATTTTATCAGCATTTTGAATGGTAGATAATCGATGTGCAATAACTAAAGATGTTCTATTTTTCATCATTTTTTCTAAAGCTATTTGAACTAACTGTTCAGATTCGGTATCTAAAGCGGAAGTTGCTTCATCTAAAATCATAATTGGAGGGTTTTTTAAAACAGCTCTTGCGATAGCAATTCGTTGTTGCTGACCACCAGACAATGAACTACCTCTATCACCAATTATAGTTTGGTATTTCAGAGGGAAATCATTGATGAAATCAGCGGCATTTGCTATTATAGCCGCGTTTTCAATTTCTTTATCAGTAGCAAAAGGTTTACTTAATTTTATATTATTAGCAATTGTATCATTAAATAAAGTGGCATCTTGTGCTACAACTCCTGTTAATCCTCGAAGTGATTTTTTAGAAACGTCTTTTATATTATTACCATCAATAAAAATATCACCTTTGTTTAGATCATAAAAACGAGTAATTAAGTTTGCTAAAGTAGATTTTCCGCTACCAGATTGTCCTACTAAAGCAACTGTTTTTCCTTTAGGAATTGTTAATGAAAAGTTTTTTAAAATATAGCTTTCGTCATATTTAAACGAAATGTTTTTAAATTGAATTTCCTCTTTAAAAATGGTTAACTCTTTAGGGTTATCAAGTTCGATTAATTCATTTTTGGTATCGATAACTTCAAAAATTCTTTGTGCAGCGGCGTTTCCGATCTTAATATTATTATTAGCTTTTGCAATTGCTTTTGCTGGTGTAAGTATATTGTAAGCTGCAGCCATAAAACCAATAAAAGTACCACCTAGTAATGTTTTATCAATCAAAACCATTTTACCACCATACCAAAGAAGCCCTGCAATTGTAACAATTCCTAAAAACTCACTCATAGGACTAGCTAGGGTTTCTTTTTTACTCATTTTGTTAGATAATAATCTAATATCTTCTGTTTGAGTATTAAATTTTGAGGTAAATAATTGTTCAGCGTTAAAAGCTTTAATAATTTTTAATCCAGAAATACTTTCTTCTAAAATTCCTAAGAGCCCACCGATTTTATAAGAAATTTCACCAGATTGTTCTTTTATTTTTTTACTTATAAATGAAATAACTAAACCAGAAACAGGAATAAAAGTAAAAATGAAAATAGATAATTCCCAACTTGTTTTTACCATTACAAACAATGTAAAAATAATATTTAATGGTTCCCTTATAAAAGTGATGATTAAATTAAGATAAGAATTATTAATAGTATTTACATCATTAGTACTACGAGCAATAATATCACCTTTGTTTTGTTTCAAAAAAAAAGAAAGTGGTAACGTTATTATTTTTTGATAAATAATTGTTCTAAGATCCTTTAATACATTATTTTTTAAAAAAACCATGGTTAGTTGTCCTAAATAACTAAATAAATTTTTAAGTAAAAAAACAATAATTACACATAGTACTACATATAGCAGCGTTTTTTCCTGTCCATAATTTTCATTTGTGTGGGTAACATAATAATTTAATAAATTACTTAAATATTCTTTATTTAGAGAATTACTAAAACCTAAAAATTGAGGTTTTATAAAAACTTTGGGTGTTTCGCCAAATAAAATATTTAAAGTAGGCATTAAAATAACGTATGATAGAGTGGTAAATAACGCATACAAAATATTAAGAATAATACTTAATATTCCAATTGATTTATAAGGACGTGCGTAATTAAAAAATCTTTTAAAATAATTCATCTATAAATTTAATCCTTTGATAATTCTTTGAATTTTAGTGTCTAATTCTTTTTCAACAGCAACTGCATTATTAATAGTGTCTAAGGTTGTTCTTACACTAAAATAGAATTTTATTTTTGGTTCAGTCCCACTAGGACGAGCTGCTATTTTTGTACCATCTGTAGTTTGATAAATTAGTACATTCGATTTAGGAATATCCATAATTACCTCTTCACCAGTAATCAAATTCTTTCTAATAGACGCTTGATAATCATATAAAAACTCCACTTTTTTATCGTCTATTTCAGTAAAAGGAGCACTACGTAAATCTGCCATCATTTGTTTGATTTCATTAGCACCATCCATTCCTTTTTTAACAATAGAAATTAAGTGTTCTTTATAAAAATGATGACGTGTGTATAAAGTTAATAATTCATTGTAAAAAGAACTATCGTTTGCTTTTGTATTTGCGGCAATTTCGCAAGCTAATAAAGCAGCAGTTACAGCATCTTTATCACGAACAAAATCACCAACCATATAACCAAAACTTTCTTCACCACCACCTATAAAATCAAGTTCTGGGTGGTCTTTAATCATCTTAGCTATCCATTTAAAACCTGTTAATCCAACTTTAGTTTCTACACCATAAGATTCAGCAATTTCATTTACTAAATTAGTTGATACAATTGTAGATCCTACAAATTGTTTTCCGTTTAATTTACCTTGCTTTTCCCAGTCATTAATTAAAAAATAGGTCATCATACTCATAGTTTGATTTCCGTTTAATAATTTCATATTACCTTCTAAGTCACGAACAGCAATACCTATTCTGTCCGAATCAGGGTCAGTTCCTAAAACAATATCAGCATCAATTTTATTCGCTAAATCAACAGCCATTTGTAATGCTTCCGGTTCTTCTGGATTTGGTGATTTTACAGTAGGGAAACTTCCATTAGGCTCAGCTTGTTCTTCAACAATATGAACTTGTGCATATCCAGCACGTTTTAAAACTTCAGGAATTAATTTAATAGCAGTACCATGTAAAGAAGTAAAAACAATTTTTAAATCTTCACGGCCTTTTACATTAAAAGTTCCGTTTTTAATAGATGCTAACCAAAAAGCTTCGTCTATTTCATTTCCTATAGAAGAAATAAGGTTTTCATTGGAGTTAAAGTTAATATCTGTATATTCTAAAGAATTTACTTCGTTAATAATTCCTTTATCTTCTGGAGGTACGATTTGACCACCATCAGACCAGTATACTTTGTATCCGTTATATTCTGGAGGATTATGAGAAGCTGTCAATACAATACCAACATCACATCCTAAATGATTTACCGCAAATGATAACTCGGGGGTAGGGCGTAGGTCTTCAAAAAGAAAAACTTTAATATTATTTGCAGAAAAAACATCCGCAACAACTTTAGATAACCATTTACTATCATGACGACAGTCATAACCAATGGCTACTTTTAATTCTTTCTTAGGATAAATTTGGTGTAAATAATTACTTAAACCTTGCGTTGCTTTACCTAAAGTATATTTATTTATTCGATTGGTTCCTGCTCCGACGATACCACGCATTCCGCCAGTACCAAATTCTAAATTTTTATAAAAGCGATCAGCTAAATCACTAGAGTTAATCTCTATTAATCGTTGAATCTCATTTTTAGTTTCTGAATCAAATGAGTCAGAAAGCCATAATTTTGCTTTATTTAATGTCTCTTTCATATGTCAAATTTATAAAGTACAAAAGTACATGTTTTAAAAATTCAATTTTTCTTTAATTGCATAATGTTTTTGTTGCGGATTACTTTTTATAATTAATTCACCTAAAAAACCAGCTAAAAATAAAAGTGTTCCTAAAACCATTGATGTTAAAGCAATGTAAAACCAAGGATTGTTTGTTACCAAAATGGTTTTTACACTAGTAGATAAATGGTAGATTTTTAACACCCCAATAAAAAAAGCGGCTAAAAAACCGAATATAAACATTAAACTACCCCAAAGGCCAAAGAAATGCATTGGGCGTTTTCCGAACTTAGAAAGAAAAGAAATAGTAATTAAATCTAAAAACCCGTTAATAAAACGATCCATACCAAATTTAGTAACACCATATTTACGAGCTTGGTGTTGCACTATTTTTTCGCCAATATTATTAAAACCTTCATTTTTCGCTAATACGGGAATATAACGATGCATTTCACCACTTACTTTTACTGTCTTAATGACTTCGTTTTTGTAGGCTTTTAAACCACAATTAAAATCATTTAATTTTAAACCAGATGTTTTACGGGCTGCCCAATTAAATAATTTAGATGGAATGTTTTTCGTCATAACATTATCATAACGTTTCTTTTTCCATCCAGAAATTAAATCGAAATTTTTATCATTTATTAAATTGTATAAACCAGGGATTTCATCAGGACTATCCTGTAGGTCGGCGTCCATTGTTATAACAACTCTTCCTTTGGCTAAACCAAAACCGGCATCTAAAGCCTGAGATTTACCATAGTTTTTTTGAAAACGAATTCCTTTTACTGATTTATTTTTTTCTGATAATTGTTCAATTACTTGCCAAGAAGTGTCGGTGCTACCGTCATCAATAAATATAATTTCATATAAATAATTATTGGATTGCATAACCGTTGCAATCCAATTGTGTAATTCTTGTAAAGATTCTTCTTCGTTAAGAAGTGGTATTACTACCGATATATTCATATTTATTTGGTACAAAATTTAAAAAGGTAAAGTTACGAAGTCTTTCGTAAACTTTATAACTTTACCTTTTTAAAAGTATTCTTTAATATTGATCCTCTTCAGTTTTTTTCATAATTGCCCCTGCAATAGCTGAAGTTACAAAACCTAAAAAGACATAAAATAATAAACCTAAAGCATCACCAATAATTGTTCCTTGAAATTTAGATTGCATAGCTAATTGAGCTTCAATTTGTTCTTCTGTTAAACCAGCATCTAAAAATTTTCCTGTTTGAAATTCATTAAGTTGGTTATAAAAATCTGGTTCAATAACACCTGTAAATATATGAGTATATAAAATACTAATAAGAGCACCTAAAGCAACAATACCAACACCAATCTTTATAGCTTGTCCCCAGGCTAAAAAGCCATAATTTTCTTTTTTGAATTTTTTGATTGCTAAAGTAGGTAGACCTATAATACAAACAGCTAAGGCAATCATATTAATTACACCACCTATTGTATCAAATGTCATTCCTAATGCATATATTATTAAATTGATGAAAATTATAATGCCACCATAAATTAATCCGTAATTTAAAATAATGTTTTTACTATTTGCTTGATTTTCCATTTTATGAATTTAGTTAGTTTAACAAATGTATTATTTTGCTTTTGAATCGAAGTTATCTCAAAAAAAGTTATTTAACAATATGTTAGTATTCAAATAGTTAAAAATGTTACAAAAAAAACTAACTTTTTTTCATTGTTTTATCAAAACAAGGACGTAGATTTGCAGCGGCAAGTCCTACACAACTAGCTCCCTTTGAATCCCCCAGGGCGGGAACGCAGCAAGGGTATTAGGTTGTAGCAGTGTGATGTAGGTAGCTTGCCTTTTTTTGTACCCAATACTTTCGTAAAACTACTCTTCTTTTAAATTAATATTACTTCTTGGGTGGTGTAATTCTACTACTTCTTTCAAATAACTAGTATCTAAATGTACATAAATCTCAGTAGTTGTAATACTTTCATGACCTAACAATTGTTGTATAACACGTAAATCAGCACCATTCTTTAATAAATAGGTAGCAAATGAGTGTCGTAAAGTATGCGGGCCAATACTTTTTTTAAGATTTGTTTTTATTGCTAATTCTTTAAGTATAATGAAGATCATTTGACGGGTTAAACGTTTTCCTCGCCTATTTAAGAAAATAATATCTTCCTCTTTTTCTTTGGGTGTAATTTTAGAACGAATATCATTAATATAAAAGTTTAAACGACGAATTGTTGTAATGTGTATAGGTACAAAACGATACTTATTTCCTTTTCCTAGTATTTGTATATAGCCATCATTAAAAAATAAATCAGATAATTGTAAGTTAATTAACTCACTTACTCGCAAACCACAACTATAAATAGTTTCAATAATTGTTTTGTTTCGTTCTCCTTGCGAATGTGTTAAATCGATAGCTGCAATTAAAGCATCAATTTCTTCTTTTTCTAAAGTATCAGGAAGTTTTCTCGTAATATTAGGACTTTCTATTAAATCAGTAGGGTTATCTTTTCTATAGTCTTCAAAAACTAAATAATCAAAGAAACTACGTAAGCCTGAAATTAAACGAGCTTGACTTCGTGGATTAATATTTTTACTAGTAACATATATAAATTGCTGAATAATTTCTGAAGTAATATATATAGGACTATAAGAACTAGCTAGGTCGTTAATAAACAAAACAAGCTTTTTTATGTCTCTATTATAGCTGTCAATAGAGTTTTTAGAGAGCCCTTTTTCAATTTTTAAATAGTTTGTATAATCAGATGTTGCTTGTTTCCAATTCATTATGAAAAATATGTTTTTTTAACATGAAATAAGAGGGGAGAGGACCAGAATATTACTAGTTTTGCAGGACAAAAATAATTAATAAAATTAAAAAGTAATGAAAAAATTATTATTAGTTGCAATGATGGCTTTTGGTATAGCTGTGAATGCACAAGAGGCAGAATTAAATGTAGGTGGTACTATCGGTTTACCTGTAGGTGATGCAGATACGGCTAACATAACTGGAGCAATTGAAGCTAACTATTTATTTAAAGTTTCTCCTCAGTTTAAAGTAGGACCAACTGTTTCTTATTTACATTTTCAAGGTGATGGAGCCGATGCTGCTTTTTTACCTATAGGAGCTGCTGGTCGTTTTGATGTGTCTGAGAAATTTATTTTAGGTTTAGACTTAGGATATGGAATTGGAGTTAGGCCTTCTGAGTATACTCAAGATGGTTTTTACTACAGACCAATGGTAGGTTATAAAGCAACAGAAAAAATTACAATTCATGTTGATTATTCAGCAGTTGTTCTTGAAAACTCTACACCTGCAACTATCGGTTTAGGTGGAACTTATTCTTTTACTCTATAAAATAGAAATAAACAACGGTTTCATTTCAAAAAAAAAAAATTTTTTTGAAATAAATTTTGTGGAAGTTATAAATATATTTACTTTTGCCGAACATTAAAAAAAAAATATTTAAAATTTAAAATTATGAAAAAATTATTATTAGTTGCTATGATGGCATTTGGTATTGCTGTTAACGCACAAGAAGGACAACTTAATGTTGGAGGTACAATTGGTTTACCAGTAGGTGATGCTAGTGATGCTTTTGATGTTACAGGTGCTATTGAGGCAAATTACTTATTTAAGGTTTCTGAAAAGTTTCAAGTAGGACCATCTGTGTCTTATTTACACTTTAATGGAGAAGGAGCTGATGTTGCTTTTTTACCATTAGCTGCTGCTGCACGTTATGCTGTAGCTGAAAAAGTTACTATTGGTGCTGATTTAGGATATGGAATTGGAGTTAGACCTTCTGGTTCAAATGATGGAGGTTTTTATTATCGTGCTCTTGTTGGTTACAAAGTAACTGACAAAATTACGTTACACCTTGATTATTCTGCTGCTAGTGTAAGCCAAACTATAAGCCAAACTCTTCCTTTATTAGGAACTTTAAGTGTTGATGTAAATTCTACTTTTTCAACTTTTGGTTTAGGTGGAACTTACTCTTTTTCTTTATAATAAGAAATTACTATTATAATTATATAAAAAAGTGCTGTTATAGAAATATAACAGTACTTTTTTTTTGAAAAATATTTAAAATTATTATTATTAATTGCTATTGTAAGGTTAGGGTTTAGTAGTTAAAGCACCCCCCCTTTGGCTTTAGGTTCTTTTGAAATAGGATATGAAAAAATTATTTCAGAATCAAGTTCTGTTGAATTGGCTGTAGCTTATTCAAGTTTAAAAGTAAACACAGTAGGGGGTAAGTTGACGCTAAATCAGAGGGATTTGGAGTGTAGAAGGAAAATATAAATTTTACTTTGATGAATAAAGGCTTAGAGGATGGTGTACACAGCTTCTGTTGTATCTTACTCTAGTACTTCTTTAGATTCAGCTGGTGGTTTTTATTTCTTTTGAGCTGGAGTTGTTGTTGGATACCAATGAGTATTTGGTGGAGGAGACTTAAGTTTAGATTTAAATTTTGGAGCTCAATATGCTTAAATTAACACAAGTGGTTCTATTTTATTAACAGGTATTGAAGGATTCTTACCTAAATTAGGATTATCTTTAGTTTACGTCTGATAATCTAAATTTAGATATTATAAAAAGGGAAGCAGTTTATTTTGCTTCCCTTTTTTATACTTAAAAATTAAAAAGAGTATTTTTGTATTTTAAATAAATGAAATGAAAAAACTAATTGTTATAAACGGACCCAATTTAAATCTATTAGGAAAGCGTGAACCTGAAATATACGGAGCTAGTTCTTTTGATGAGTTTTTTAATGAATTAAAAGAAACCTATAATACTATTGAATTATATTATTTTCAATCTAATGTTGAAGGTGAAATCATAAATAAATTACATGAAGTAGGGTTTAAATACGATGGTATTATTTTAAATGCTGCTGCCTATACACATACTTCAGTTGCAATAGCTGATGCTGTAAAGGGGATTGAAACACCAGTGGTAGAGGTACATATTTCTAATGTACATTCGCGTGAAACTTTTCGACATATAAGTTACCTTGCACCTAATACAAAAGGAGTTATTACAGGTTTTGGCTTACAAAGTTATAAATTAGCGATTCAAAGTTTTTTGTAAAAACCAATATCTAAACCCTAATAAAAGCAGTAAAGGTATTAAAGTAAACGAAAGTATTTGAATTTTTATTATCCAGATAAAAGAGGTTATTAGCAAAAATATTAATAGAATAAGACAATATTTAGCTATCCAATTAGGAGGTCTTTTATTTAATAATAAAAAGGCTATAATAAAATTAGGTGCAAAAGCCCATAAGATATTAAAATTATTAGGGGCAGTTGAATGATTTGTAAAAAACCACATGTAAACAATTAATATACCTATTATTCCAGTAAAAAAGAATAATGTAAAGTCTAACCATTTACTTCTTTTGTTGTTTCTATAATCTTTATATGTTATAAATAATCCTATTAAGGAAAGTAATAAAATTACCAAAAATGGACTCACTGTATCGCTTTGTGACTTTTTTTCATCAAAATCTAATAAAATATTCGTTTTTAAAACTAAATTCTCTTCTTTTCTCTCTTTTTTTACTTTAGATAAATTTAAAGCCTCATATACATAATCAGGTAAATATAGGTATTCATTAGCTGTTGCAGTTTTATCTAATCTACTACCTAAAGCAATATTAATACCTAAACTTCCCCAAGTATTTGGATGAATTTCTTTATTCATTAATGCTCTTAAAGATAAGTTTTCAGATACGAAATTGTCATTAAAAACTAAGTTTTCACCTAGTACTTTTTTAATAATATCACGAGGTTTAGTTGCGCAATTATTAAAATATGGATCATAAAAATAACTTGCATTTTTTGGGTCAGCGTTTATTTCTAAAAATTGAAAAATTTCATTTTTTTGCTCTTCAGTTAAGTTCAATATTTGTTCTTTAACCCAACGTTTATCTTGTTGGTTACTTTTTAAAGCTAAATAAAAAGGATATCGAACTAATTTATATTTCATAAACCCTTTAGTAAAATCAATATAAAAATTTGGGTTTTCAAAATTAATAATTCCATAATTATAAATTAAATCGAATTGTAAAACAGGATCTTTAACACGTATTGCTGTATGACCAAACTTTTCATATAAAGCTTCTCCAGGGCCTGAAGTTATAATACTTATTTTAGAGAAAGTAGATAGATTAACTGTTTTTGAGACCTGAGATTCAGCTATATTAATACAGAAAAGAATAAAGAAAATAGCAATGTTTTTTTTTAGCATAATTTAAATCTAATAAGAGATAATTAATTATTACAAATATCTTAATTAAGATTATAATAATTGTTTTTTTAAGAACATATTCCAATATTTTCTTGAATGAATTTAGTAATTTTTTTTTCAACCCATTTATTCTCATCATTATTAAAAGAAGATGTAAAACCTACATGACCACCATAATTAGGTGTTAATAAATAGAAATTAGCTGAGTTTTCAGCCTCTTTAAAAGGATAACACTCTTTAGATAAAAAAGTGTCATCAAGTGAGTTAATTAGTAATGTAGGTACTTCTATCTTAGAAATGTAAGGTTTAGAGCTAGCTTTTAACCAATAATCTTCTGAATTTTTAAACCCAAATACAGGAACTGTGTATTGTTTCTCTAGGTGACGAAATTTTGTAGCATT
This genomic stretch from Tenacibaculum sp. Bg11-29 harbors:
- a CDS encoding LTA synthase family protein; translation: MSTKKNKVIFSIITLLVLTFGVYSSLQHYPLRWSQAFFSSNKDLNQFSLNPVLYFFDSFKFRNESYSIEKTKKYAPIINNYLGVNSDSINFERKSIFKDTIKNKPNVVFVMLESVGNASLSYYGNPIKSTPVLDSLMKESISFTNHYVHKATTAGSVFSSITGLPDIDNVKSASRNPMIINQRVLFNQFKDYQKLYLLGGSANWANIRAVFQANINDLKIYEEGSYEEENRADVWGIDDYDLFKEADKIFKKIHDSKKPFVAYLQTATNHMPFTVPEKKESYIPLKEQDIDKKVLEESGFKSVAQLNALRYLDFNINEFLKRAKKSGYYDNTIFVFFGDHQTAMNTVTHFRPTHAQLGLLMHNVPFIIHAPKLVAPKEITKNAHLVDVVPTVMSLIKQDHINYTLGRNVLDSLQKKPFSFICRNIKGEPASGIIKDSLYYYKTVYNKKYQLINLKNNSLKDISKKNKELTKKMDDLLSSFYHSTKYLYFNNKK
- a CDS encoding CCA tRNA nucleotidyltransferase, whose product is MQEQYYKEAISAEIFQYISKATEELQLESYVIGGFVRDFILQRGVAKDIDVVAVGSGIELAERVASLLPNKPKVQVFKTYGTAMLRYKDIEIEFVGARKESYKENSRNPEVKAGSLQDDQNRRDFTINALALSLNKETFGLLLDPFDGMSDLESKIIKTPLDPDITYSDDPLRMMRAIRFAAQLNFVIEAESLSAIAKNAKRIDIITKERIIVELNKVLDSSKPSVGFLLLEETGLLERIIPELIALKGVEELEGQKHKDNFYHTLEVVDNISKNTEDVWLRWAALLHDIGKAPTKRYHKKQGWTFHAHEFVGSKMVYKLFKRLKMPLNNKMKFVQKMVMLSSRPIVLASDVTDSAVRRLVFDAGDDVDSLMTLCEADITTKNPKKFSRYHKNFELVRDKIKEVEERDKVRNFQPPITGEEIMKAFNLTPCREIGEIKEAIKEAILEGEIPNEHEACYDFMIVKGKKLGLEICN
- a CDS encoding ABC transporter ATP-binding protein, with the translated sequence MNYFKRFFNYARPYKSIGILSIILNILYALFTTLSYVILMPTLNILFGETPKVFIKPQFLGFSNSLNKEYLSNLLNYYVTHTNENYGQEKTLLYVVLCVIIVFLLKNLFSYLGQLTMVFLKNNVLKDLRTIIYQKIITLPLSFFLKQNKGDIIARSTNDVNTINNSYLNLIITFIREPLNIIFTLFVMVKTSWELSIFIFTFIPVSGLVISFISKKIKEQSGEISYKIGGLLGILEESISGLKIIKAFNAEQLFTSKFNTQTEDIRLLSNKMSKKETLASPMSEFLGIVTIAGLLWYGGKMVLIDKTLLGGTFIGFMAAAYNILTPAKAIAKANNNIKIGNAAAQRIFEVIDTKNELIELDNPKELTIFKEEIQFKNISFKYDESYILKNFSLTIPKGKTVALVGQSGSGKSTLANLITRFYDLNKGDIFIDGNNIKDVSKKSLRGLTGVVAQDATLFNDTIANNIKLSKPFATDKEIENAAIIANAADFINDFPLKYQTIIGDRGSSLSGGQQQRIAIARAVLKNPPIMILDEATSALDTESEQLVQIALEKMMKNRTSLVIAHRLSTIQNADKIVVMKKGQIVEQGKHDELLAKKGEYYKLVSMQSLA